ACATGGCCAACAACGCCGTCTCCTTCCGCTACCGCGACGGCTCGCAGGAGAACGGCATCCCGTTCGACGAGGCCATCGCGAAGATCGCGACGGTGGTCGAGGAGCGGGCGCAGGTCTGACGCTCGTACGTGACGAAGGCCCTTGGGGGGGTTCAGCTTCCCGGGGGCCTTTCGTCTTTCCCGCGGTCGTCTTCTCCGCGGTCGCCTTTCCCGTGGTCCCCTTCCCTGTGGAAGAAGGCCCGCAGGAGCCACGAGGCGAACGTGCCGGTCACGGCGCCTAGCAGGCCCAGCCCTACGGGGCGTCCGTACGAAGCCCAGTCGCTGCTGCCCGCTGAGCCGCCGGCACACGGCGTAGTCGACCGCGAACAGCGCCCACGCGGCAAACGTCGGCGCGAGGCAGAGGTCGAGCACGGCCATCGGCAGACGACCATGGCCCAGCACGCGGACCGCGTACGCGGCGAGAAAGATCAGCGGCGCCACGAAGAGAGCGACCTCGGTGTGCCGCCGCCGGTGCGAGCCCCGGCGACACGCCGCGAACGGACGAAGCCATATGCTGCACGCATGACGAGTGAGCCGGAGCAGCAGTGGGGAGTGGGGATCCAGGACGCGTTCCAGCGCCTGTGGACGCCCCATCGGATGGCCTACATCCAGGGTGAGAACAAGCCGACCGGCCCCGGAGCCGACGACGGTTGCCCCTTCTGCTCCATCCCGGCCAAGTCCGACGAGGACGGACTGATCGTCAAGCGCGGTGAGCAGGTGTACGCGGTCCTCAACCTGTACCCGTACAACGGCGGCCATCTGATGGTCGTGCCCTACCGCCACGTCGCCGACTACACCGACCTCACCGAGCCGGAGACCATCGAGCTCGCCGCCCTGACCAAGCAGGCGATGACGGCCCTGCGGACCGCCTCCGGCGCCCACGG
Above is a window of Streptomyces sp. DT2A-34 DNA encoding:
- a CDS encoding HIT domain-containing protein, which codes for MTSEPEQQWGVGIQDAFQRLWTPHRMAYIQGENKPTGPGADDGCPFCSIPAKSDEDGLIVKRGEQVYAVLNLYPYNGGHLMVVPYRHVADYTDLTEPETIELAALTKQAMTALRTASGAHGFNIGMNQGSVAGAGIAAHLHQHIVPRWGGDTNFMPVVGHTRVLPQLLADTRKMLAEAWPAA